The following coding sequences are from one Ornithodoros turicata isolate Travis chromosome 1, ASM3712646v1, whole genome shotgun sequence window:
- the LOC135378265 gene encoding lipid scramblase CLPTM1L-like: MGVSLTLVLSGMFIAYIAHSTWSLYNIYNPKQCEKGDLCIKPAWDKQSRFQFFFCTSRSNKVRSVEDLAPIWVEDDLDIFKSNEKELNVTLPRRTLKNGSLNAYVLLLERNVHHSPKTLEQAFDDPNVSFESGTLTKHIPPQDAEVNLIGMKGKDSTQATPKQKSPITHWKPKLDVNIMSDPFFFKARNVPAEIGHLIHLNSKRQYLPIVHMTDVTIREKDMIPVNASVPQMSLKIVINPISVGRLRLMISVGEAFKAMSSFGLATKDTDEVKGLFFDTNFYVLLLTLLVSGFHLLFDFLAFKNDVNFWRHKQSFVGLSLRGVVWRGASQVVIFLYLMDEDTSRIVLFTTGVGALIELWKVTKALKMSIYFEKWRLKVQFGDTSDEERKTDAYDSEGMKYLSWFLYPLCICGAIYSLMYQSHKSWYSWCIHSLANGVYAFGFLFMLPQLFLNYKLKSVAHLPWKVFMYKAFNTFIDDLFAFIITMPTAHRVACFRDDAIFLVYLYQRWLYPVDRTRVNEFGESFENSSKNKKHN; encoded by the exons ATGGGGGTTTCTCTTACTCTTGTTTTAAGCGGAATGTTTATAGCATACATTGCACATTCCACCTGGTCTCTCTACAACATTTATAATCCCAAGCAATGTGAGAAGGGCGACCTCTGCATCAAGCCAGCTTGGGACAAGCAATCACGTTTCCAA TTTTTCTTCTGTACATCGAGGTCCAACAAAGTAAGATCTGTGGAAGATCTTGCACCCATCTGGGTAGAAGATGACCTGGACATATTTAAGTCTAATGAGAA GGAGCTGAATGTCACCCTCCCGAGGAGAACCCTAAAGAATGGATCTCTGAATGCGTATGTGCTTCTCTTGGAGCGTAATGTGCATCACTCTCCTAAGACACTGGAACAAGCCTTCGATGACCCAAATGTGTCCTTTGAGTCAGGAACCCTGACAAAGCACATTCCGCCACAGGATGCAGAAGTAAACCTCATAGGAATGAAGGGCAAGGACAGT ACACAGGCAACTCCTAAGCAGAAGAGTCCCATAACTCACTGGAAACCAAAGTTGGATGTTAACATCATGAGTGATCCGTTCTTCTTTAAAGCCAGAAATGTTCCAGCAGAAATTGGCCATCTTATACA TCTCAATTCAAAGCGTCAATACCTACCAATAGTTCACATGACGGACGTGACAATTCGAGAGAAAGACATGATT CCTGTAAATGCAAGCGTGCCCCAGATGTCATTGAAAATTGTCATCAATCCAATCTCAGTGGGAAGGCTGCGTCTGATGATTAGTGTCGGCGAAGCATTCAAAGCCATGTCATCATTTG GTCTGGCCACTAAAGACACTGATGAAGTGAAAGGTTTATTTTTTGATACCAATTTCTATGTGCTCCTGCTTACTCTACTGGTGTCAGGGTTCCAT CTACTATTTGATTTCTTGGCTTTCAAGAATGACGTTAACTTTTGGCGTCACAAGCAGTCTTTTGTGGGTCTCTCTCTGAGAGGTGTGGTCTGGAGAGGTGCAAGTCAGGTGGTTATCTTCCTCTATCTAATGGATGAAGATACTAGTCGAATCGTTCTCTTCACTACTGGTGTGGGTGCATTAATTGAG CTTTGGAAGGTGACAAAAGCACTCAAAATGAGCATCTACTTTGAAAAATGGAGGCTCAAAGTTCAG TTTGGAGACACAAGCGATGAGGAACGAAAAACGGATGCCTACGACTCTGAG GGCATGAAATACTTGTCATGGTTTCTTTATCCATTGTGTATTTGTGGGGCAATATACAGCCTCATGTATCAGTCACACAAAAG CTGGTATTCATGGTGCATTCACAGTCTAGCTAATG GAGTGTACGCCTTTGGGTTCTTGTTCATGCTACCGCAGCTCTTTCTCAATTACAAGCTCAAGTCTGTAGCTCACCTCCCATGGAAGGTGTTCATGTACAAG GCATTTAACACATTCATTGACGACTTGTTTGCCTTCATTATCACGATGCCAACTGCTCACAGAGTGGCATGCTTCAGAGATGATGCCATATTCCTAGTCTACCTATATCAGAGATG GCTGTATCCAGTGGACAGAACGCGGGTGAACGAATTTGGCGAGAGTTTTGAAAATTCTTCCAAGAACAAGAAACACAATTGA